The following coding sequences lie in one Coxiella endosymbiont of Amblyomma americanum genomic window:
- a CDS encoding amino acid permease, which yields MTTNAYKRRIGPIGLMMSSVSAMIGSGWLFSSLYVGRLAGPASVVAWMFGGILVVIVALTYAEITTMLPITGGSTRFPQLTHGTFVSLFFGWITWFNLMTAPATEVQAMIQYAANYWPDLIRQNGNSVQHGLSLEGYLIATLLMIGFSLINIYSIRFTTSLNNVFSFWKLIVPILTAFVLIIVAFHPCNFSNLQYGGFMPNNWKGVFAALATGGILFAFNGFKQAVELAGEADNPGRTIMIAILGSLIIVLIIYLLLQIGFIGALSADSLSKGWLYIHFIGDAGPLAGLLMTLGITWMAVLLYIDALIATGAAGLVYSTSAARTLYGLSANRQLPKFLHEVNERGIPAKAVIVNFIVSMTFFLPFQGWYEMAEFMSSIIALSYITGPICCLSLRYQLPWQKRVFRLPLITIWSFIGFYICTLIVYWTGWRVVSKLGISLVVSFMLFIFYRLLSTRPRGIHMNWRASLWMWPYLLGLSVISYLGSYGGGHDKISFGWDFLYLGILSIVALYLAVVFRASDKHVRVTLNSFEEEVMTGIPSTVPD from the coding sequence ATGACTACTAATGCTTATAAGAGACGTATTGGGCCTATTGGTCTAATGATGTCTTCTGTAAGCGCTATGATTGGTTCTGGATGGCTATTTAGTTCATTGTATGTCGGTCGTCTAGCGGGACCTGCTTCTGTTGTTGCTTGGATGTTTGGTGGAATATTAGTAGTCATTGTAGCTCTTACCTATGCAGAGATTACAACTATGTTACCTATTACTGGAGGTAGTACCCGTTTTCCGCAGTTAACTCATGGCACTTTTGTTAGTTTATTTTTTGGGTGGATTACGTGGTTTAATTTAATGACAGCTCCAGCTACAGAAGTTCAAGCGATGATTCAATATGCCGCTAATTACTGGCCTGATTTGATTCGACAAAATGGAAACAGTGTACAACATGGATTAAGTTTAGAGGGTTATCTTATCGCCACGTTGTTAATGATAGGTTTTAGTTTAATTAACATTTATTCCATTCGATTTACTACCAGTCTTAATAATGTTTTTTCATTCTGGAAATTAATTGTACCAATTTTAACTGCTTTTGTGCTCATAATAGTTGCTTTTCATCCTTGTAATTTTTCTAATCTACAATATGGTGGATTTATGCCTAATAATTGGAAGGGTGTCTTCGCTGCATTAGCAACAGGAGGAATTTTGTTTGCTTTTAACGGATTTAAACAGGCAGTAGAGCTTGCGGGAGAGGCAGATAATCCAGGCCGAACTATAATGATTGCTATTCTAGGTAGTTTAATAATCGTATTAATTATCTATTTATTACTACAAATTGGTTTTATTGGGGCTTTAAGTGCTGACAGTTTGTCGAAGGGTTGGCTATACATACATTTCATAGGTGATGCGGGGCCTCTAGCTGGTCTCTTGATGACATTGGGTATTACTTGGATGGCTGTTTTACTTTATATTGATGCTTTAATTGCCACTGGTGCTGCAGGATTAGTTTATAGCACTAGCGCAGCTAGAACTTTGTATGGATTAAGTGCCAATCGCCAGTTACCTAAATTTTTACACGAAGTAAATGAGAGAGGAATTCCTGCTAAGGCTGTCATTGTTAATTTTATAGTAAGTATGACATTTTTCTTGCCATTTCAAGGTTGGTACGAGATGGCTGAATTTATGTCATCAATTATCGCCCTTTCTTATATTACAGGGCCGATTTGTTGTTTATCGTTGCGTTATCAGCTACCATGGCAAAAGCGAGTTTTTCGTTTACCCTTGATTACAATATGGAGTTTTATTGGATTTTATATTTGTACTCTCATTGTTTATTGGACAGGTTGGCGTGTAGTTTCAAAATTAGGAATTAGCTTAGTGGTTTCTTTTATGCTTTTTATTTTTTATCGATTATTGTCCACACGTCCTAGAGGTATTCATATGAATTGGCGTGCATCTCTTTGGATGTGGCCATATTTACTTGGACTAAGCGTTATTTCTTATTTAGGATCTTATGGTGGAGGTCATGATAAAATTTCTTTTGGATGGGATTTTTTATATCTTGGTATTTTGTCTATTGTCGCTCTTTATTTAGCGGTTGTATTTCGGGCTAGTGATAAACATGTAAGGGTTACACTTAATAGTTTTGAAGAAGAAGTCATGACTGGTATTCCATCTACTGTCCCTGACTAA
- the miaB gene encoding tRNA (N6-isopentenyl adenosine(37)-C2)-methylthiotransferase MiaB, which yields MKKLYIKTHGCQMNEYDSTKIIDVLYMSHQLETTNKPEDADVLLLNTCSIRKKAQEKVFSELGRWKAYKSKRPHIIIGVGGCVASQERESILKRAPFVDIVFGPQTLHRLPKLLDTVIQFKKSVIDVAFSEFEKFDYLPEPRASGLSAFVSIMEGCSKYCTFCIVPYTRGEEISRPFDDVIAEVVKLSQQGVREIILLGQNVNDYQGVMYNGKLANLALLIHYLTAIKKVKRIRFITSHPSAFSEILINSYAQEPKIANHLHLPIQSGSDRILQIMKRNYTVSEFKYKIHRLRKIRPDISVSSDFIVGFPGETERDFQDTIDLIHEIGFDYSFSFIYSPRPGTPAAQLSDNISIKVKKKRLSILQNCLRMTALKISQSMLGTRQRVLVMGPSKKYPKQLSGCTENNRIVNFAGAMSLIGKIVFINVEEIQLNSFRGSICSKSI from the coding sequence ATGAAAAAACTTTACATAAAAACACATGGTTGTCAAATGAATGAATACGATTCCACGAAAATAATAGACGTTTTGTATATGTCTCATCAATTAGAGACTACTAATAAACCGGAAGACGCAGACGTTCTTTTGCTGAATACATGTTCTATACGAAAGAAAGCTCAAGAAAAGGTATTTTCTGAATTAGGTCGATGGAAAGCTTACAAATCAAAAAGGCCTCATATAATTATTGGTGTTGGAGGCTGTGTAGCAAGTCAAGAAAGAGAGAGTATTTTGAAACGCGCTCCTTTTGTGGATATTGTTTTTGGACCACAAACCTTGCATCGATTACCAAAATTATTAGATACAGTTATCCAATTTAAAAAATCAGTTATTGATGTTGCCTTTTCAGAATTTGAAAAATTTGATTATCTTCCGGAGCCTCGCGCAAGTGGACTCTCGGCCTTTGTTTCCATTATGGAAGGATGTAGCAAATATTGTACTTTCTGCATAGTGCCTTATACTCGAGGTGAAGAAATTAGTCGACCATTTGACGACGTCATAGCTGAAGTTGTTAAATTATCTCAACAGGGCGTTCGAGAAATTATTTTACTTGGTCAAAATGTTAATGATTATCAAGGTGTTATGTACAATGGAAAATTAGCTAATTTAGCTTTACTTATTCATTATTTAACTGCTATTAAAAAAGTAAAAAGAATTCGGTTTATTACTTCCCATCCTTCTGCTTTTTCCGAAATCTTGATTAATTCTTATGCTCAAGAACCTAAAATTGCAAACCACCTTCATCTACCCATTCAAAGTGGTTCCGATCGAATTCTTCAAATAATGAAACGTAATTACACTGTATCAGAATTTAAATATAAAATTCATAGGTTGCGTAAGATCAGACCTGATATTAGCGTTTCTTCGGATTTTATCGTTGGTTTTCCAGGAGAAACTGAAAGAGATTTTCAGGACACTATAGACCTTATTCATGAAATTGGCTTTGATTATTCTTTTAGTTTTATTTATAGTCCTCGTCCGGGAACTCCTGCTGCTCAATTATCTGATAACATCTCCATAAAAGTTAAAAAAAAACGTTTGTCAATTTTACAAAATTGCCTACGAATGACAGCATTAAAAATCAGTCAATCAATGTTAGGAACTCGACAACGTGTTTTAGTGATGGGGCCTTCAAAAAAATATCCTAAGCAACTTAGTGGTTGTACTGAAAATAACCGAATCGTAAATTTTGCAGGAGCAATGTCTTTAATTGGGAAAATAGTTTTTATCAATGTTGAAGAGATACAGTTAAATTCTTTTCGAGGCAGTATTTGCAGCAAAAGTATTTAA
- the ybeY gene encoding rRNA maturation RNase YbeY codes for MKLSISVQNATKFSVPSLLELRRWVGITFQCIPVTIDNGLSELTIRFIDQNESATLNKIYRNQRGPTNILSFFYGTIPGFPEDLIGDLAICSPLVFQEAKTQKKFLQAHFAHLVVHGVLHLLGYNHVKMQEALEMETLEIAVLSQFGYKNPYKD; via the coding sequence ATGAAACTAAGCATTAGCGTTCAAAATGCTACGAAATTTTCTGTGCCTTCTCTTCTAGAATTGAGAAGATGGGTAGGTATTACTTTCCAATGTATTCCCGTTACCATAGATAATGGTTTATCCGAATTAACAATTCGTTTTATTGATCAAAATGAGAGTGCTACTCTAAATAAAATTTATAGAAACCAAAGAGGTCCTACAAATATTCTATCTTTTTTCTATGGGACTATTCCTGGATTTCCCGAAGATTTAATTGGAGATTTAGCCATTTGTTCTCCTTTAGTTTTTCAAGAAGCGAAAACACAAAAAAAATTTTTACAAGCTCATTTTGCTCATCTTGTCGTTCATGGGGTTCTACATTTGCTAGGATACAATCATGTTAAAATGCAAGAAGCTTTAGAAATGGAAACATTAGAAATAGCAGTTCTTTCTCAATTTGGATATAAAAATCCGTATAAAGACTGA
- the leuS gene encoding leucine--tRNA ligase, with amino-acid sequence MSNIPYNPSSIEKAVQTYWEKKGCFSVKEDLNREKFYCLVMLPYPSGDLHIGHIRNYTIGDLITRYQMHKGRNVLQPMGWDAFGLPAENAAIQHKVSPAEWTNKNIKKIRTQLKQLGFAYDWSREITTCDPLYYRWEQWFFLQLYKKGLAYKKNAVVNWDPIDQTVLANEQVINGRGWRSGACIERRKISQWFLKITDYSEELLKSLNALKGKWPARVITMQKNWIGQSHGTTVIFSLKDRVDELRIFTARPDTIMGVAYIAIAPEHPLAKAYAKQSKKTIDFVKKCEKTRVAEVDIATQEKEGILTDLCAIHPITKKELPIWIVNFFLTDYTLCQEDIISGKGAVAAVPAHNQQDHAFAIKYNLPIKPVVRPANGQWNYEKIAYTSRSGKLFNSGMFNELDVKKAFDIIIDYLSSHGRCTNHQINYRLRDWGISRQRCWGTPIPVVYCKNCGVVPVPENQLPVLLPEYIVPTGYSISLKEDEAFYKTKCPNCGKTSVRETDTMDTFVESSWYYARYTCPDQENAMLDDRAKYWTPVDQYVGGIEHAIMHLLYTRFFHKVLRDLGFLDSNEPFLRLLTQGMVLKDGMKMSKSKGNVVTPQPLIKKYGSDAIRLFIIFTAPPEQDLEWSDIGIEGAHRFLRRLWDFSHQVKDILLGINQKKRRYHQSKTSKYTYTRQMMHKYLLQANNDMERHQFNTVISASMKILNLLLTTLTMNDEIKFLLIHEGLGILLCLLSPITPHITHFLWRLLGFGENILDTPWPKVDFRVLKTLQIDIIVQINGKLRARMRVSADTSNKVIKNLALSQYNIQRYISGTRVKKVIIVHQRLVNIVI; translated from the coding sequence ATGAGTAATATACCATACAATCCATCTAGTATTGAAAAAGCTGTACAAACTTATTGGGAGAAAAAAGGATGCTTTTCAGTTAAAGAAGATTTGAACAGAGAAAAATTTTATTGCTTAGTGATGCTGCCTTATCCAAGCGGAGATTTACATATAGGGCACATTCGAAATTATACTATCGGAGATTTAATAACGCGTTATCAAATGCATAAAGGCCGAAACGTTTTACAACCTATGGGGTGGGATGCTTTTGGATTACCTGCTGAAAATGCTGCTATTCAACATAAAGTATCTCCGGCAGAATGGACTAATAAAAATATTAAAAAAATACGAACACAACTTAAACAATTAGGATTCGCTTACGATTGGTCTCGGGAAATCACTACATGTGATCCTCTATATTATCGTTGGGAACAATGGTTTTTTCTCCAATTGTATAAAAAAGGTCTTGCTTATAAAAAGAATGCTGTTGTAAATTGGGATCCTATTGATCAAACAGTATTAGCTAATGAGCAAGTCATTAATGGACGAGGATGGCGTTCAGGTGCTTGCATAGAAAGACGTAAAATTTCACAATGGTTTCTGAAAATTACCGATTATAGCGAAGAACTTCTTAAAAGTTTGAATGCGCTAAAGGGTAAATGGCCTGCACGAGTAATTACAATGCAAAAAAATTGGATTGGTCAATCTCACGGCACCACGGTGATTTTTTCTTTAAAAGATAGAGTAGATGAATTACGAATTTTCACCGCACGTCCTGATACTATTATGGGAGTTGCTTACATTGCGATAGCTCCAGAGCATCCTCTTGCAAAAGCGTATGCTAAGCAAAGCAAAAAAACTATTGATTTTGTAAAAAAATGTGAAAAAACGCGTGTAGCAGAAGTTGATATAGCCACTCAAGAAAAAGAGGGTATTTTAACAGACCTTTGTGCTATTCATCCGATCACGAAAAAAGAATTACCAATTTGGATCGTAAATTTTTTCCTAACAGATTATACTCTCTGTCAGGAGGATATAATTAGTGGGAAAGGGGCTGTAGCAGCAGTTCCTGCGCATAATCAACAAGATCATGCCTTTGCTATAAAATATAACTTGCCTATCAAGCCGGTTGTTAGACCGGCCAATGGCCAATGGAATTATGAGAAAATTGCTTATACCAGCAGATCTGGAAAACTTTTTAATTCGGGAATGTTTAATGAGTTAGATGTAAAAAAAGCGTTTGATATTATTATCGATTATTTAAGCTCTCATGGACGTTGCACTAACCATCAGATAAATTATCGCCTACGTGATTGGGGTATTTCCCGTCAGCGTTGTTGGGGAACACCGATTCCTGTTGTTTATTGCAAAAATTGTGGTGTTGTTCCAGTTCCTGAAAATCAGCTTCCTGTTCTGTTACCAGAATACATCGTTCCTACTGGATATAGTATCTCTTTAAAAGAGGATGAAGCATTTTATAAAACAAAATGCCCTAACTGCGGTAAGACTTCTGTAAGAGAAACAGATACAATGGATACCTTTGTCGAGTCCTCTTGGTATTACGCTCGCTATACTTGTCCTGATCAAGAAAATGCTATGTTAGATGATCGTGCTAAATATTGGACACCTGTAGATCAATACGTTGGAGGCATTGAGCATGCTATTATGCATCTACTTTATACTCGTTTCTTTCATAAAGTACTTAGAGATTTAGGTTTTCTGGATTCTAATGAACCTTTTTTACGATTACTTACTCAGGGAATGGTATTAAAAGATGGTATGAAAATGTCAAAATCTAAAGGAAATGTCGTTACACCACAACCATTAATAAAAAAATATGGATCCGATGCCATACGGCTTTTTATAATTTTTACAGCTCCTCCAGAACAAGATTTAGAATGGTCAGATATTGGAATTGAAGGAGCTCATCGTTTTCTAAGAAGATTATGGGATTTTTCTCATCAAGTTAAAGATATTTTGTTAGGTATTAATCAAAAAAAAAGACGATATCATCAATCCAAAACTTCTAAATACACATATACACGACAAATGATGCATAAATACTTGCTTCAAGCTAATAATGATATGGAACGTCATCAATTCAACACAGTCATTTCTGCGTCGATGAAAATTTTGAATCTATTATTAACAACACTTACTATGAACGATGAAATAAAATTTCTCTTAATTCATGAAGGATTAGGAATATTGTTATGTCTTTTATCACCTATTACTCCTCATATTACCCATTTTCTTTGGCGATTATTAGGATTTGGGGAAAATATTTTAGATACTCCTTGGCCTAAAGTAGATTTTAGGGTCTTAAAAACTTTACAGATAGATATAATTGTCCAAATTAATGGAAAATTGAGGGCTCGTATGCGAGTTTCCGCGGACACTTCGAATAAAGTAATTAAAAATCTTGCATTGAGTCAATACAATATTCAACGTTATATCTCTGGTACAAGAGTTAAAAAAGTTATTATCGTTCATCAAAGATTAGTTAATATAGTAATATAA
- a CDS encoding LPS-assembly lipoprotein LptE produces the protein MIFLILISVLICNALVGCGFQPRLSGDVPSCLRSIYIDSSQFCDPLIIQLRKTLQALTVHITKQKETALVILRIIDIHWKPLIPNILYSNGTTSYIYLLSVDFDLETRNGKILIGPKNITLQRHLIQNISQVYTPNANQLMKKEMVEAMVSLIYRVLIVYGGKIK, from the coding sequence GTGATATTCTTAATACTGATTAGTGTTCTTATCTGTAATGCCCTAGTGGGTTGTGGATTTCAACCACGATTATCTGGAGATGTTCCATCTTGTCTGCGTTCTATTTACATAGATTCTTCTCAATTTTGTGATCCATTGATCATTCAATTGCGTAAAACTCTTCAAGCATTAACAGTTCATATAACTAAACAAAAAGAGACTGCTCTTGTTATTCTTCGCATTATTGACATTCATTGGAAGCCACTTATACCAAATATCTTGTACAGTAATGGAACTACATCTTATATTTACTTACTGAGTGTTGATTTTGATTTAGAAACTCGTAACGGGAAAATACTAATAGGTCCTAAAAATATAACCTTACAACGTCATTTAATACAGAATATCAGTCAAGTATACACTCCTAATGCCAATCAACTAATGAAAAAAGAAATGGTTGAAGCCATGGTGTCTTTGATTTACAGAGTATTAATTGTTTACGGAGGTAAAATAAAATAA
- the holA gene encoding DNA polymerase III subunit delta: MHLINQPLLPIYLICSDVPLLAQEARDSIRKAAYQKGFLQRELFFIDSEYGWTALDIAVNNFDIFSEKTFIEIRNPQAKFSERGIQLLSQYVQNPPPNKKLLIITDKLTTVQKKAIWYKEISKSGVVVLFWPLSKKELQKWIEQRLKKFNMVADIESINLISAFTEGNLLAAQQTIEKLYLIFQEKPLKFADVSIVIHDNAYFTVFDLVEAALLGNQLRVTRILSNLKFVDKESAPLVLWALTRELRNIYTFFFQQSKNSKYSTQLFSSQWLLYKKPIQIARSRLNPKVVSRLLQYSKQVDWVIKGVIPGNAWQELEVLGLALAGKMLR; encoded by the coding sequence ATGCATTTAATAAACCAACCTCTTCTGCCAATTTATCTTATATGTTCAGATGTTCCACTTTTAGCACAAGAAGCTCGAGACAGTATTCGAAAAGCCGCTTATCAGAAAGGCTTTTTGCAAAGAGAATTGTTTTTTATTGACAGCGAATATGGTTGGACAGCATTGGATATTGCTGTTAATAATTTTGATATTTTTAGTGAAAAAACTTTCATTGAAATTCGAAATCCCCAAGCAAAATTTAGCGAAAGAGGAATTCAGTTACTATCGCAATATGTGCAGAATCCACCACCTAACAAAAAATTATTAATTATCACTGACAAATTGACGACTGTACAAAAAAAGGCAATATGGTATAAGGAGATTTCTAAATCGGGAGTTGTAGTTTTGTTTTGGCCTTTATCCAAAAAAGAGCTACAAAAATGGATTGAACAACGTTTAAAAAAATTCAATATGGTCGCCGATATAGAAAGTATAAATCTTATTTCCGCCTTTACCGAAGGAAATTTGTTAGCGGCTCAACAAACAATAGAAAAATTGTATTTAATTTTTCAAGAAAAACCGCTGAAATTTGCAGACGTTAGTATCGTTATTCACGACAATGCATACTTTACAGTTTTCGATTTAGTAGAGGCTGCATTACTAGGAAATCAATTACGAGTAACACGAATTTTGTCAAACTTAAAATTTGTGGATAAGGAATCTGCTCCTTTAGTACTATGGGCTTTAACCCGAGAATTACGAAACATTTATACATTTTTTTTTCAGCAATCTAAAAACAGTAAATATTCTACACAATTATTTTCATCACAATGGCTACTTTATAAAAAACCTATACAAATAGCACGCTCACGCCTTAACCCGAAAGTTGTTTCTAGACTATTACAATATTCAAAACAAGTAGATTGGGTGATAAAAGGAGTAATACCGGGAAATGCTTGGCAAGAACTAGAGGTGCTAGGTTTAGCTCTTGCGGGAAAAATGCTACGATGA